Proteins co-encoded in one Candidatus Bathyarchaeota archaeon genomic window:
- a CDS encoding transcription elongation factor Spt5, with translation MAEEKTFSTSVFAIRTTAGQEKNVANLIAIRIESAKLPVKAVLVPEMLKGYVFVEAEGPHFVEEAIAGIKHVRSRVPGIVTFSEVERYIVVKPVIEELDAGDVVEIISGPFKGMKAKITRIEKTRSEVILELLEATFTLPITVHADYVKVVEKTKKAK, from the coding sequence ATGGCTGAAGAAAAAACATTTTCAACTTCTGTTTTCGCTATCCGCACCACCGCCGGGCAAGAGAAGAATGTGGCGAATTTAATTGCTATAAGAATTGAAAGTGCCAAGTTGCCGGTTAAAGCGGTTCTGGTACCGGAGATGTTGAAAGGTTACGTGTTTGTAGAGGCTGAAGGCCCGCATTTTGTTGAAGAAGCAATTGCCGGAATTAAACATGTCAGATCTAGGGTTCCAGGAATCGTTACTTTTTCCGAGGTTGAAAGATATATTGTAGTTAAACCCGTTATTGAAGAATTGGATGCTGGCGACGTTGTGGAAATTATCAGTGGCCCTTTCAAAGGTATGAAAGCGAAAATTACTCGTATCGAAAAAACAAGGAGTGAAGTAATCCTCGAACTTCTAGAAGCAACTTTCACTCTTCCCATAACGGTTCATGCAGATTATGTCAAAGTTGTGGAAAAAACTAAGAAGGCGAAATAG